Below is a window of Candidatus Binataceae bacterium DNA.
ATCACGAACGCCAGGAACAGTCCGTAGAAGGCGCCGACCACTCCAAAAGTGAAACCTGCCACTTCGTGATTCTTCTTGAGTGTTTCGATCGGAACCCACATCCGCACCAGGTAAAGACCGACCACACTGGTCGGACAAAAGATGAGCACGACCATGACTAACTGTTGCCAGGTTCCAAGGTAAAGCAAAAAGTCCAACATCGTCGATCTCCTCCAACGCCCGCGAACGGTCAGGCGCCTGCTGACATTTATGCTACAACTCGACGGCAAACCCCACGAAGCGGCGGTATCGCGCGTAGAAGTGGGTTCGATGACTGGTGGATTACGCGGCGGGCAAGTCGAACGCCGCGACGGAGCTCTTCAGCAGGCCGCGGCCGGCGCGGCAGCGCCTGGCTTTGATTGCGTCGATGAATTCGCGCTCGGTTTTTACCGGATGATCGAGCAGCGTCGTCACGCATCCGATCGAATTCGCCGAATGGGAGTCGGAGCCGGCTACCTCGGGCAGTCCCAGGACGCGGGCGACTTGCAGCGCGAAGACGTTTTCTTCTTCGCCGCATGCGCCGTTCAGCACTTCGATCGCATCTACAAGGCTGAAGATCTTGAGCGATGCGGCGCGCTCCGGATGATCGGCGTCGATCGGCTCCGCGTCGGGATTGATAAACGAAAAACGCGGGTCGAGCTTGTAGCGGAATGGATGGTTCGCGATGAGCAGGCCGCCCTCGCCGTCCACGATTTTGCGCAGCTCCGGCAGCTTATAGATCCCGCCGACGTAGCGCTCGAGGCCGAATGCGC
It encodes the following:
- a CDS encoding CehA/McbA family metallohydrolase, which produces MAEERSGHHAGPYFTIDIHLHTNRGSADSNLSPVDLIARAKQIGINAVCITEHDNMWSLGDVADFAADNGVIFLRGMEVTTEQGHVGAFGLERYVGGIYKLPELRKIVDGEGGLLIANHPFRYKLDPRFSFINPDAEPIDADHPERAASLKIFSLVDAIEVLNGACGEEENVFALQVARVLGLPEVAGSDSHSANSIGCVTTLLDHPVKTEREFIDAIKARRCRAGRGLLKSSVAAFDLPAA